A DNA window from Lutra lutra chromosome 8, mLutLut1.2, whole genome shotgun sequence contains the following coding sequences:
- the LOC125106325 gene encoding ras-related protein Rap-1b-like protein gives MRDLYMKNGQGFALVYSITAQSTFNDLQDLREQILRVKDTDDVPMILVGNKCDLEDERVVGKEQGQNLARQWNNCAFLESSAKSKINVNEIFYDLVRQINRKTPVPGKARKKVNMSAALIY, from the coding sequence ATGAGAGATTTATACATGAAAAATGGCCAAGGCTTTGCATTAGTTTATTCCATCACAGCACAGTCCACATTTAATGATTTACAAGATCTGAGAGAGCAGATTCTTCGAGTTAAAGACACTGATGATGTTCCGATGATCCTGGTTGGTAATAAGTGTGACTTGGAAGATGAAAGAGTTGTAGGAAAGGAACAAGGTCAGAACCTAGCAAGACAGTGGAACAACTGTGCATTCTTAGAATCTTCtgcaaaatcaaaaataaatgttaatgagATCTTTTATGACCTAGTGCGGCAAATTAACAGAAAAACTCCAGTGCCTGGGAAGGCCCGCAAAAAAGTCAACATGTCAGCTGCTTTAATATATTAG